Proteins co-encoded in one Deltaproteobacteria bacterium genomic window:
- a CDS encoding glutathione S-transferase N-terminal domain-containing protein, with protein MSQIIIYGKPGUPYTTKAREAYAGKDVTYHDVSRDPDALDAMLVASKGRRVVPVIVEADKVTIGFGGT; from the coding sequence GTGAGTCAGATCATCATTTACGGCAAGCCGGGTTGACCGTACACCACCAAGGCCCGTGAGGCCTACGCTGGCAAGGACGTCACCTATCACGATGTGAGCCGCGACCCGGACGCGCTCGACGCGATGCTCGTCGCGAGCAAGGGGCGGCGCGTCGTGCCGGTGATCGTGGAGGCCGACAAGGTGACCATCGGGTTCGGCGGCACCTGA